In a single window of the Deltaproteobacteria bacterium genome:
- a CDS encoding tartrate dehydrogenase yields MKRYRIAVIPGDGIGKEVVPEGIRVLERGGGQYGITFDWRMFPWSCETYLRTGRMMPEDGMEQLTMCDAIFLGAVGFPGVPDPVSLWGLLIPIRREMAQYINLRPVRMLKGMVSPLRDRGPEDIDFVVVRENNEGEYSEIGGRLYKGTEAEMAVQESVFTRRGVDRVLRYAFELAAQRKARHVTSATKSNGIIHTMPYWDERFKAIAAEFPQIRADQYHIDILTAHFVLHPDWFDVVVGSNLFGDILSDLGPAVAGTIGVAPSANINPTREFPSMFEPVHGSAPDIAGKGIANPIGQIWSGALMLDHLGHPEAAEAIERAIETVLEEPRLRTPDMGGRATTVELGRAIAEVL; encoded by the coding sequence ATGAAACGCTATCGAATTGCAGTGATCCCCGGCGACGGTATCGGAAAAGAGGTGGTGCCTGAAGGGATACGCGTGCTGGAAAGGGGAGGCGGGCAATATGGAATCACCTTCGACTGGCGCATGTTCCCGTGGAGCTGCGAAACCTATCTCCGCACCGGCCGCATGATGCCCGAAGACGGAATGGAACAGCTCACGATGTGCGATGCGATCTTCCTGGGCGCAGTGGGATTTCCCGGTGTGCCCGACCCTGTCTCCCTATGGGGGCTCCTCATCCCGATCCGGCGAGAGATGGCGCAATATATCAACCTGCGACCCGTGCGCATGCTGAAGGGGATGGTCTCGCCGCTACGGGACCGAGGACCCGAGGATATCGATTTTGTGGTGGTGAGGGAGAATAACGAAGGCGAGTATTCCGAGATCGGGGGGCGACTCTACAAAGGGACCGAGGCCGAGATGGCCGTTCAGGAATCGGTTTTTACCCGGAGGGGGGTGGACCGGGTCCTCCGGTATGCATTTGAATTGGCCGCGCAACGCAAGGCCCGGCACGTGACCTCGGCCACCAAATCCAACGGCATTATTCACACCATGCCCTACTGGGACGAACGGTTCAAGGCCATCGCTGCCGAGTTTCCCCAGATCAGGGCCGATCAGTATCACATCGACATCCTCACCGCCCATTTTGTCCTGCACCCGGACTGGTTCGACGTGGTGGTGGGGAGCAACCTCTTCGGCGACATCCTTTCGGACCTGGGTCCTGCGGTGGCAGGCACCATCGGCGTGGCGCCTTCGGCCAACATCAACCCGACCCGGGAATTCCCCTCCATGTTCGAGCCGGTCCATGGGTCTGCCCCTGATATCGCAGGGAAGGGTATCGCCAACCCGATCGGCCAGATCTGGTCCGGGGCCTTGATGCTGGACCATCTGGGGCATCCCGAGGCCGCAGAGGCTATCGAGCGGGCCATCGAGACAGTACTCGAAGAACCGCGACTGCGCACCCCTGATATGGGCGGCAGGGCCACCACCGTGGAACTGGGGAGGGCCATTGCCGAGGTCCTTTGA
- a CDS encoding PAS domain S-box protein, whose amino-acid sequence MLLKSTVFFHLTVYLIFSLLGTAQDVLCNTAPVHSEPASQVLVIHSYYPTFTWTDNITQGIRKAFSENGQHDALITFEFLDAKRHPEAAYLDRTAELLRMKYPDPEAIDVIICSDDQALDFLLKRSDTLFPGVPVVFCGVNGYTPRMQERGRPLTGVVEAIDPKATLEAALRLQPNARDVLVISDTTLTGQAILKTARRTFDAFRNRLQFRYVSLMTLAGLQAEVSRLSPDAIMLLFVFNRDKEGRDFTHEASLRQIAAHCSAPIYGPWTFYLGHGIVGGMLTSGEIHGMTAARLALRILNGERTENIPVVMESPNRYMFDYTQLTLHNLPVDRLPPGSVIINQPESFYRTYRYPIWAAVVALITQTGIIILLLVNIRRRRQAEKALVSSEQRYRTLVETMTDAVFALDTDGRFTFLNPEFESITGYPVQDFLGRSFTEILVPEYIAPTIEKFRRGLAGEPIPIYEVILKYMDGGTVPVELKVTSLLDDSGRTVGRIGVARDMTDRKKAEEAMRESEEKFRTFFNLSPQAISLSDAETGKLLDVNRMLCHLTHYSPEEIIGKSSTEAGLFSEHDRAQFRKALHTSGEVHGLKMDFRAKDGSILNALMFAKIIQVAGKPLVLTIFVDITEQQRMEAQLVRAQKMEALGTLAGGVAHDLNNVLSGIVSYPELILMDLSEESPLRKRILAIMKSGERAAAIVQDLLTLARRGIAATEVANLNQIIKAYLDSPECDKLKEFHPGISIETDLDTDLLNIMGSPVHLSKTVMNLVSNAAEAMNTGGTIFISTRNTYIDMPVKGYEDVKEGDYILLEVSDSGVGISPEDIRRIFEPFYTKKEMGRSGTGLGMAVVWGTLKDHGGYVDVQSTEGKGTTFFLYFPVTRRELIETTPSLPMTTYMGNGELILLVDDVEEQREIGSEILTTLGYSVISVTSGEAAVDYLKDHSADLMVLDMIMAPGIDGFETYRRVLQFRPEQKAIIVSGFSETGRVKGAQRLGAGPYIKKPYTLEKIGIAVKQELENPTSPNS is encoded by the coding sequence ATGTTGCTCAAGTCAACCGTCTTTTTCCATTTGACGGTTTATCTGATTTTCTCCTTACTGGGTACAGCACAGGATGTCTTGTGCAACACGGCACCGGTTCACTCCGAGCCGGCATCCCAGGTGCTGGTGATCCATTCATATTACCCCACCTTTACCTGGACCGACAACATCACCCAGGGGATCCGAAAGGCGTTCAGCGAGAACGGGCAGCATGACGCCCTCATCACTTTTGAATTCCTGGATGCCAAGCGGCACCCTGAAGCAGCATATCTGGATCGAACCGCCGAGCTGTTGCGCATGAAGTATCCCGATCCAGAGGCGATCGATGTCATCATTTGCTCCGATGATCAGGCCCTCGACTTTCTGCTCAAACGATCGGATACGCTGTTTCCGGGGGTTCCGGTCGTCTTCTGCGGCGTCAACGGGTACACCCCCCGGATGCAAGAGCGCGGGCGTCCCCTGACCGGCGTTGTGGAGGCCATTGATCCCAAGGCTACCCTGGAAGCCGCCCTCCGTCTTCAGCCGAATGCCCGTGATGTGCTGGTCATCAGCGATACGACCCTCACCGGCCAGGCCATCCTAAAGACGGCCCGCCGCACCTTCGACGCCTTCCGGAACAGATTGCAATTCCGCTATGTCAGCCTTATGACACTGGCCGGGCTTCAGGCCGAGGTATCCAGGCTTTCACCGGATGCCATCATGCTTCTGTTCGTTTTTAACCGCGATAAGGAGGGCCGCGATTTCACCCATGAGGCCAGCCTCAGACAGATCGCCGCCCATTGCAGTGCCCCCATTTACGGCCCCTGGACCTTTTACCTGGGCCATGGGATCGTCGGCGGTATGCTCACCAGCGGCGAGATTCACGGGATGACCGCGGCCCGACTCGCCCTTCGAATCCTCAACGGGGAACGGACCGAAAATATCCCCGTGGTTATGGAATCCCCCAATCGCTACATGTTCGATTATACCCAACTCACCTTGCATAACCTACCCGTGGACAGGCTTCCCCCAGGGAGCGTGATCATCAACCAGCCGGAAAGCTTTTATCGTACCTATCGATATCCCATCTGGGCCGCCGTCGTTGCGCTGATCACCCAGACCGGGATCATCATACTTCTGCTCGTCAACATCAGAAGGCGCAGGCAGGCTGAAAAGGCACTGGTTTCCAGTGAACAGCGATACCGCACACTTGTTGAAACCATGACCGACGCTGTATTTGCCCTGGATACCGATGGAAGGTTCACCTTCCTGAACCCTGAATTCGAGAGCATCACCGGATATCCTGTTCAGGACTTTCTGGGGCGCTCCTTTACTGAGATCCTTGTCCCTGAATATATCGCGCCAACCATCGAGAAATTCAGGCGAGGGCTTGCCGGTGAGCCGATCCCTATCTATGAAGTGATCCTTAAATACATGGATGGAGGGACTGTCCCAGTGGAATTGAAGGTGACCTCTCTGCTGGATGACTCCGGAAGGACGGTCGGCAGGATCGGGGTAGCCCGCGATATGACCGACCGTAAAAAGGCGGAAGAGGCCATGAGGGAGAGCGAAGAGAAATTCAGAACGTTTTTTAATCTGTCTCCCCAGGCCATCTCGCTTAGCGATGCGGAAACGGGAAAACTCCTCGATGTGAATCGGATGCTTTGCCATCTGACGCACTATTCACCGGAGGAGATCATCGGGAAAAGTTCAACGGAAGCAGGGCTTTTTTCTGAGCATGACAGGGCCCAGTTCAGAAAGGCGTTGCACACATCGGGAGAGGTCCATGGATTGAAAATGGATTTCAGGGCCAAAGACGGCTCCATTCTTAACGCGCTTATGTTCGCCAAAATCATCCAGGTTGCAGGGAAACCGCTCGTTCTTACCATATTCGTCGATATAACCGAACAGCAGAGGATGGAGGCCCAGCTGGTGCGTGCTCAGAAGATGGAGGCCCTCGGGACCTTGGCCGGCGGCGTGGCACACGATCTCAACAATGTCCTCTCCGGCATTGTCAGCTATCCGGAACTGATCTTGATGGATCTATCTGAAGAGAGCCCTTTGAGAAAACGGATCCTGGCCATTATGAAATCCGGGGAGCGGGCTGCCGCCATTGTACAGGACCTGTTGACCCTGGCCAGGAGAGGCATCGCCGCTACTGAAGTTGCGAATCTGAACCAAATCATAAAGGCCTATCTGGACTCTCCTGAATGCGACAAGTTAAAGGAATTTCATCCCGGGATCTCAATTGAAACCGATCTGGACACGGACCTCCTCAATATTATGGGGTCGCCGGTTCATTTATCCAAGACCGTCATGAACCTGGTCTCCAACGCTGCGGAGGCAATGAATACCGGCGGTACCATATTCATCTCCACCAGAAATACCTATATTGACATGCCTGTTAAGGGGTATGAGGATGTGAAAGAAGGCGATTACATCCTTCTGGAAGTGTCCGATTCGGGGGTTGGCATCTCACCGGAGGATATCAGGAGAATATTCGAGCCTTTTTACACCAAAAAAGAAATGGGCCGAAGCGGGACAGGGCTGGGTATGGCCGTGGTATGGGGAACGCTGAAAGACCACGGCGGATACGTAGATGTTCAAAGCACCGAAGGGAAAGGAACCACTTTTTTCCTCTATTTCCCCGTGACCAGAAGGGAACTGATCGAAACAACGCCATCCTTGCCGATGACAACATATATGGGCAATGGGGAACTCATTTTGCTGGTGGATGATGTGGAGGAACAACGTGAAATCGGGTCCGAGATTTTAACGACACTTGGGTATTCGGTCATTTCGGTTACAAGCGGCGAAGCCGCGGTGGATTACCTGAAAGACCATTCAGCGGATCTGATGGTGTTGGATATGATCATGGCCCCTGGAATAGATGGGTTCGAAACCTACAGGAGAGTTCTTCAATTCCGTCCCGAACAAAAGGCGATTATTGTAAGCGGCTTTTCAGAAACCGGGCGCGTCAAAGGCGCCCAGAGGCTGGGCGCCGGTCCCTATATCAAAAAGCCTTATACTCTGGAAAAAATCGGCATTGCCGTTAAGCAGGAATTGGAGAATCCTACGTCTCCGAATTCGTGA